Proteins encoded together in one Sinorhizobium meliloti window:
- a CDS encoding ArsR/SmtB family transcription factor, with amino-acid sequence MTIADPFDAIADPNRRHLLEELRRAPRTVNELAEGLPISRPAVSQHLKALLDCSLVSVSTSGTRRIYAINKPGFDRLNLWLDQFWS; translated from the coding sequence ATGACGATCGCGGACCCATTCGATGCCATTGCGGATCCGAACCGGCGCCATCTGCTGGAGGAACTCAGGCGCGCGCCAAGAACCGTCAACGAGCTCGCCGAAGGTCTGCCGATCAGCCGGCCCGCCGTCTCCCAGCATCTGAAAGCCCTGCTGGACTGCAGTCTGGTATCAGTTTCGACCAGCGGCACACGGCGGATATACGCGATCAACAAGCCGGGCTTCGACCGGCTCAACCTGTGGCTGGACCAATTCTGGTCCTGA
- a CDS encoding DUF2312 domain-containing protein: MSDAHGIARDQLRAFIERIERLEEEKKTIADDIKDVYGEAKSMGFDAKILRKVISIRKQDADERMEQEAILDTYLQALGMIPAAESEDAA, translated from the coding sequence ATGTCGGATGCTCACGGCATTGCCCGCGACCAGCTTCGCGCTTTCATCGAACGGATCGAACGGCTGGAAGAAGAGAAGAAGACCATCGCCGACGACATCAAGGATGTCTATGGCGAGGCAAAATCGATGGGCTTCGATGCCAAGATCCTGCGCAAGGTGATTTCGATCCGCAAGCAGGACGCCGACGAGCGCATGGAACAGGAAGCGATCCTCGACACCTACCTCCAGGCGCTGGGCATGATCCCTGCCGCCGAATCCGAGGACGCGGCCTGA
- a CDS encoding sulfite exporter TauE/SafE family protein has translation MLPDIDFYLVAVPAVVLVGLSKGGMGEALSLMGVPILSMVVSPVQAAALLLPILIAMDIVSLLIWRKHGDRQTLVMLLPGALAGIAVGWATSAYVPRDALRLIIGLITVVFVLRYVYTLWRSRNGPPIQPKPQRAGPAALWGSFAGYGSFVAHAGGPPFQIYALPLKLAPREYTGTIVRFFATLNAVKLIPYFALGQLDLSNLKTSATLFPLAMVATACGAWTVRRMKPQVFYPFMYTMAFLAGSKLVWDGLRSIVSGGV, from the coding sequence ATGCTTCCCGACATCGACTTCTATCTCGTTGCCGTTCCGGCCGTCGTGCTCGTTGGCCTGTCCAAGGGGGGCATGGGCGAGGCCCTGTCGCTGATGGGCGTCCCGATCCTGTCCATGGTCGTTTCGCCCGTACAGGCCGCGGCGCTGCTCCTGCCGATCCTCATCGCCATGGACATCGTTTCCCTTTTGATCTGGCGCAAGCACGGGGATCGGCAAACCCTTGTGATGCTCCTCCCGGGCGCCCTCGCCGGCATCGCGGTCGGCTGGGCCACGTCCGCCTATGTGCCCCGCGACGCGCTGAGGCTGATCATCGGGCTCATCACCGTCGTCTTCGTACTGCGCTATGTCTACACCCTGTGGCGCAGCCGCAATGGTCCGCCCATCCAGCCGAAACCGCAGCGCGCCGGTCCGGCAGCACTCTGGGGCTCCTTCGCCGGCTACGGCAGCTTCGTCGCCCATGCCGGCGGTCCGCCCTTCCAGATATACGCACTGCCGCTGAAACTCGCGCCGCGCGAATATACCGGCACCATCGTGCGCTTCTTCGCGACCCTCAATGCGGTGAAGCTCATCCCCTATTTCGCCCTTGGCCAACTCGATCTCAGCAATCTCAAGACCTCGGCAACCCTCTTCCCGCTGGCCATGGTCGCGACCGCCTGCGGCGCCTGGACCGTCCGGCGGATGAAGCCGCAGGTCTTTTATCCCTTCATGTACACGATGGCCTTCCTCGCCGGCTCGAAGCTCGTATGGGATGGGCTCCGGAGCATCGTATCGGGAGGAGTGTAG
- a CDS encoding YdcH family protein yields MTIEAHLATLEKKHGVLEEELHEALNSPSCEDELISELKRRKLRIKDEIERLRSSTH; encoded by the coding sequence ATGACCATTGAGGCTCATCTTGCAACGCTTGAGAAAAAACATGGCGTCCTTGAAGAGGAGCTACACGAGGCTCTGAACTCTCCGTCCTGCGAGGACGAACTGATCAGCGAACTCAAGCGACGGAAGCTGCGCATCAAGGACGAAATCGAAAGACTCCGTTCCTCGACGCACTGA
- a CDS encoding sigma-54-dependent transcriptional regulator → MTSHILVIDDDPVQRRLLTNMIERLGHVAHLADNGRSGLELLQRKGGIINVILLDLLMPEMNGHGLLEALAERGIDIPVIVQTGQGGIETVVQAMQAGAFDFLVKPVSPERLSIALGNALKMASRDGKVKTARRPRGGAVGFDDIVSASPAMIRVIDLARRAAQSNIPIVLEGESGVGKEMVARAIQAASDRAAKPFVTVNCGAIPHNLVESILFGHEKGAFTGASEKHSGKFVDADGGTLFLDEIGDLPLEVQVKLLRAVQQGEIETIGARQPQKVNVRLISATNKDLITEVREGRFREDLYYRLNVFPITIPALRRRKEDIPVLVRAFVERFAAEQRLDQRLTVSSGAMALLTSYDWPGNIRQLENAIFRAVVLAEGHELTVRDFPQVATQIPGYIVADRSGLSWGEAGPERRPASAQLAAAPADAGPREQPHSETTPDGRLENAIASLSEGGEVRKLAEVEEELIRFALKFYRGQMSQVARKLGIGRSTLYRKLKDYGIDPDNPLREAA, encoded by the coding sequence GTGACATCTCATATTCTTGTCATCGACGACGATCCGGTGCAGCGGCGGCTGCTGACGAACATGATCGAGCGGCTGGGCCATGTCGCGCATCTCGCCGATAACGGGCGCAGCGGGCTCGAACTCCTGCAACGCAAGGGCGGGATCATCAACGTCATCCTGCTCGATCTTCTGATGCCGGAAATGAACGGGCACGGCCTTCTCGAGGCGCTCGCCGAGCGTGGCATCGACATCCCGGTCATCGTTCAGACAGGGCAGGGCGGCATCGAAACGGTGGTCCAGGCGATGCAGGCCGGCGCCTTCGATTTTCTCGTAAAGCCGGTTTCGCCGGAGCGGCTGTCGATCGCCTTGGGCAACGCGCTGAAGATGGCGAGCCGCGACGGCAAGGTCAAAACCGCACGGCGTCCGCGCGGCGGGGCAGTCGGTTTCGACGATATCGTCTCGGCAAGCCCGGCGATGATCCGCGTCATCGATCTCGCGCGCCGCGCTGCCCAGTCGAACATTCCGATCGTGCTCGAGGGCGAGTCGGGCGTCGGCAAGGAAATGGTGGCCCGCGCCATCCAGGCGGCGAGCGACCGGGCGGCGAAGCCTTTCGTCACCGTCAATTGCGGCGCCATTCCCCACAACCTCGTCGAGAGCATTCTCTTCGGTCATGAGAAGGGAGCGTTTACGGGCGCAAGCGAAAAGCACAGCGGCAAGTTCGTCGATGCCGATGGCGGCACCCTCTTTCTCGACGAGATCGGCGATCTTCCGCTCGAGGTCCAGGTCAAACTGTTGCGCGCCGTCCAGCAGGGCGAGATCGAGACGATCGGGGCGCGTCAGCCGCAGAAGGTGAACGTCCGCCTCATCTCGGCCACCAACAAGGACCTCATCACCGAGGTTCGCGAGGGCCGGTTCCGCGAAGATCTCTACTATCGGTTGAACGTCTTCCCGATCACCATTCCGGCGCTACGCCGGCGCAAGGAGGATATCCCCGTTCTCGTACGCGCCTTCGTCGAGCGCTTCGCCGCCGAGCAGAGGCTGGATCAGAGGCTGACGGTATCGAGCGGCGCAATGGCGCTGCTGACGTCCTATGACTGGCCGGGCAATATCCGCCAGCTCGAAAACGCCATCTTCCGCGCCGTCGTCCTCGCCGAAGGTCACGAACTCACGGTCCGGGACTTTCCGCAGGTCGCCACCCAGATACCGGGATACATCGTTGCCGACCGCAGCGGTCTCTCCTGGGGCGAAGCCGGCCCGGAACGCCGTCCCGCTTCCGCTCAGCTCGCCGCCGCCCCGGCCGACGCGGGCCCACGGGAACAACCGCATTCCGAGACGACTCCGGACGGCCGCCTGGAAAACGCCATCGCCAGCCTCAGCGAGGGCGGCGAGGTCAGGAAGCTCGCCGAAGTCGAGGAGGAACTGATTCGCTTTGCCCTGAAATTCTACCGCGGCCAGATGAGCCAGGTGGCGCGCAAACTGGGAATCGGTCGCTCGACTCTCTATCGCAAACTCAAGGATTACGGCATCGATCCCGACAATCCCTTGCGTGAAGCGGCATAA
- a CDS encoding YdcH family protein: protein MPDQDQAELRLTIARLRQEHEDYDAAINAMIQTGCDALRVQRMKKKKLAIKDKITKIEDQIIPDIIA from the coding sequence ATGCCGGACCAGGACCAGGCCGAACTCAGACTGACTATCGCGCGCCTGAGGCAGGAACACGAAGACTACGACGCGGCAATCAACGCGATGATCCAGACGGGTTGCGACGCCTTGCGCGTCCAGCGCATGAAAAAGAAGAAGCTGGCCATCAAGGACAAGATCACCAAGATCGAAGACCAGATCATTCCCGACATCATCGCCTGA
- a CDS encoding DUF882 domain-containing protein — translation MPNLFGLEEPVGSFARRLCSAVARKAPQVLASIALVCSLVTPGMAPPVEAAGQTRTLKLYFIHTKEKAQITFKRNGRYDQKGLQQINRFLRDWRRNEPTKMDPRLLDLVWEVYQKSGSRDYIHVVSAYRSPATNGMLRSRSKGVAKKSQHMLGKAMDFYIPDVKLKALREIGMKFQVGGVGYYPTSGSPFVHMDVGGVRAWPRMTRNELARLFPDGKTMHIPSDGRPLPGYEQAVADYKRRVGASAIQVAGGGAKGPGDTGKRRNLFAALFGGGGDEDEEPAAIAAGGAEEEAPAKVQTASAPAAQDALPGVAGSTAAPAGQQDINAPVPAVRPAFKETPADGGVAVALVAPEKNSAQEALAAAMPQTAAVPSEFADLSTLKVPVPQMLDRRDMNALIANETLVASADSQAQEFGFVPVPGMRPAGEEALAAVAHAEVTIPASADGPALASAAQPPSAAGTRVALAAPTSEDRAPAFSPAIEVAAYAPQSGSASREAIFDSVFDTEADAPSKGARPKRQDAQAKSRSSVRTEPKLTQKIISEWALSAGRVATLSKPVKAPRFVSKSLRVAPTTVYAAGFTSNSGAVDTARFSGSAVNFMEVKKFSTN, via the coding sequence ATGCCAAATTTGTTCGGTTTGGAGGAACCAGTCGGTTCCTTTGCGCGCAGACTCTGCTCGGCGGTCGCTCGAAAGGCGCCCCAGGTCCTGGCGTCCATCGCGCTGGTTTGCTCCCTCGTCACACCCGGGATGGCGCCTCCGGTCGAGGCCGCCGGCCAGACACGCACCCTCAAGCTCTATTTCATCCATACCAAGGAAAAGGCGCAGATCACCTTCAAGCGCAACGGTCGCTACGATCAGAAGGGTTTGCAGCAGATCAATCGTTTCCTGCGCGACTGGCGGCGGAACGAGCCGACCAAAATGGATCCGCGCCTGCTCGATCTCGTCTGGGAAGTCTACCAGAAGAGCGGTTCGCGCGACTATATCCACGTCGTTTCCGCCTATCGCTCGCCGGCCACGAACGGCATGCTGAGGTCGCGGTCGAAGGGCGTGGCGAAGAAGAGCCAGCACATGCTCGGCAAGGCGATGGACTTCTATATACCGGACGTGAAGCTCAAGGCGCTGCGCGAGATCGGCATGAAGTTCCAGGTCGGCGGCGTCGGCTATTACCCGACTTCCGGTTCGCCCTTCGTCCATATGGACGTCGGCGGGGTACGCGCATGGCCGCGCATGACGCGCAACGAGCTCGCGCGGCTCTTCCCGGACGGCAAGACCATGCATATTCCCTCCGACGGAAGGCCGCTGCCGGGCTATGAGCAGGCGGTGGCCGATTACAAGCGCCGCGTCGGCGCATCGGCGATCCAGGTCGCAGGCGGCGGCGCCAAGGGGCCGGGCGATACCGGCAAGCGCCGCAACCTCTTCGCCGCGCTCTTCGGCGGAGGCGGCGACGAGGATGAAGAACCCGCGGCAATTGCTGCCGGCGGCGCCGAAGAGGAAGCTCCGGCCAAGGTTCAGACCGCATCGGCGCCGGCGGCCCAGGATGCTCTTCCCGGTGTTGCAGGTTCCACTGCGGCGCCTGCCGGGCAGCAGGATATCAACGCACCGGTGCCGGCCGTGCGACCGGCATTCAAGGAAACTCCGGCTGACGGCGGCGTAGCGGTTGCACTCGTCGCGCCGGAAAAGAACAGTGCCCAGGAGGCGCTGGCAGCTGCCATGCCGCAGACGGCGGCCGTGCCTTCGGAATTCGCGGACCTGAGCACCCTCAAGGTTCCGGTTCCGCAAATGCTCGACCGTCGCGACATGAACGCCTTGATCGCCAACGAGACGCTCGTCGCCTCCGCCGACAGCCAGGCGCAGGAGTTCGGCTTCGTGCCGGTGCCGGGAATGCGTCCGGCCGGCGAAGAGGCGCTCGCGGCGGTGGCTCACGCCGAGGTCACTATTCCCGCTTCTGCGGATGGGCCTGCGCTCGCTTCCGCGGCGCAGCCGCCGAGTGCCGCCGGTACGCGCGTTGCCCTCGCAGCGCCGACCAGCGAGGATCGGGCGCCTGCATTTTCTCCGGCGATCGAGGTCGCGGCCTATGCGCCGCAGTCGGGTTCCGCTTCACGTGAGGCGATCTTCGACAGCGTCTTCGACACGGAGGCCGATGCTCCCTCGAAGGGCGCCCGTCCCAAGAGGCAGGATGCCCAGGCGAAGAGCCGGTCTTCCGTGCGCACGGAACCGAAACTGACGCAGAAGATCATTTCCGAGTGGGCACTTTCGGCGGGCCGTGTGGCTACCCTGTCGAAGCCGGTCAAGGCCCCACGCTTCGTCAGCAAGTCGCTCCGCGTCGCGCCGACGACCGTTTATGCGGCCGGCTTCACCAGCAATAGCGGAGCGGTCGATACGGCGCGCTTCAGCGGCAGCGCGGTCAACTTCATGGAAGTGAAGAAGTTCAGCACAAACTGA
- a CDS encoding N-formylglutamate amidohydrolase produces MHHYSPYEITGGDPAKGLVLVADHAMNRLPPEYGRLGLPESAFERHIAYDIGIEPLTRQLSDALGAPAVLGCFSRLLIDPNRGEDDPTLIMKISDGAIVPGNHPISDEEWQNRIRRFHRPYHEAVSETIARSAAAGARAPLVISLHSFTPFWKGVARPWHASVLWDNDPRAVFPLIERLEAAGDIVVGNNEPYDGALRGDTMYRHCMAPGIAHALIEVRQDLIADAAGVAVWAERLAPILAALNALPELHAYQRHPSRTGAYSD; encoded by the coding sequence ATGCACCATTACTCTCCTTACGAGATCACCGGGGGCGATCCGGCAAAGGGTCTCGTGCTGGTTGCCGACCATGCAATGAACCGGCTGCCGCCGGAATATGGCCGGCTCGGCCTGCCCGAAAGCGCCTTCGAGCGTCACATCGCCTACGATATCGGCATCGAACCGCTGACGCGGCAATTGTCGGACGCACTCGGCGCACCGGCCGTGCTCGGCTGTTTCTCGCGCCTCCTGATTGATCCGAATCGCGGCGAAGACGACCCCACCCTGATCATGAAGATTTCCGATGGCGCGATCGTTCCGGGCAACCACCCGATCTCGGACGAGGAGTGGCAGAACCGCATAAGGCGCTTTCACCGCCCCTACCACGAGGCCGTATCCGAAACCATCGCCCGGTCCGCCGCGGCCGGCGCAAGAGCGCCTCTCGTCATTTCCCTGCATTCCTTCACGCCCTTTTGGAAGGGCGTGGCACGCCCCTGGCATGCCTCGGTTCTCTGGGACAACGACCCGCGCGCCGTGTTTCCGCTGATCGAACGGCTGGAGGCCGCCGGCGACATCGTCGTCGGCAACAACGAGCCCTATGACGGCGCGCTGCGTGGCGATACCATGTACCGGCACTGCATGGCTCCCGGGATCGCGCATGCGCTGATAGAGGTCCGCCAGGACCTGATCGCCGATGCCGCGGGCGTCGCCGTCTGGGCGGAACGTCTGGCGCCCATCCTTGCGGCGCTCAACGCCCTGCCGGAGCTTCATGCCTACCAGCGCCACCCGTCCCGCACGGGCGCTTACAGCGACTGA
- a CDS encoding DUF1036 domain-containing protein, with product MTFGSILLFFLAISASFLSAGDARADFRVCNGTQTLVGVAIGYRAKEGWVTEGWWQVPATTCATLIEGELQSRYYYLYAEDAAKGGRWTGDVNMCVAENEFKIVGVQDCFARGFQRMGFKEYDTGRQGSWMVQLSDTPGTQESQN from the coding sequence ATGACGTTTGGATCCATCCTCCTGTTTTTCTTAGCAATTTCCGCTTCATTTCTCTCTGCCGGCGATGCCCGCGCTGATTTTCGAGTCTGCAACGGGACGCAGACTCTGGTCGGCGTGGCGATCGGTTATCGGGCCAAGGAAGGCTGGGTGACCGAAGGCTGGTGGCAGGTTCCAGCGACCACCTGCGCCACGCTGATCGAAGGCGAACTTCAGTCCCGATATTATTATCTCTATGCGGAAGATGCGGCCAAGGGCGGCCGTTGGACCGGCGACGTCAACATGTGCGTGGCCGAAAACGAGTTCAAGATCGTCGGCGTGCAGGACTGCTTCGCCCGCGGCTTCCAGCGCATGGGATTCAAGGAATACGACACGGGGCGGCAGGGAAGCTGGATGGTTCAGCTTTCCGACACGCCCGGCACGCAGGAAAGCCAGAATTGA
- a CDS encoding 5-(carboxyamino)imidazole ribonucleotide synthase, with the protein MKTIGIIGGGQLGRMLAMAAARLNFRTVVLEPQPDCPAAQVANDQIIAAYDDPRALDELARVADLITYEFENVPVSAAEQLARSRPVFPPPKALEVAQDRLVEKRFINGCGIATAGFHPVDSQADLEAALADFGGAGVLKTRRLGYDGKGQRVFRSAADDPAGAYVALGQVPLILESFVPFDREISVIAARAPDGTTACFDPAENVHRNGILHTSTVPASVGGSTTEAARKAATAILDALGYVGVIGVEFFVLADGGVVANEIAPRVHNSGHWTEAACVVSQFEQHIRAIAGLPLGDPSRHSDCVMQNLVGDDIARVPDLLAERNVLLHLYGKAEARSGRKMGHFTRLL; encoded by the coding sequence ATGAAGACCATCGGCATCATCGGTGGCGGCCAGCTTGGCCGCATGCTGGCCATGGCCGCTGCCCGCCTGAACTTCCGCACCGTGGTGCTCGAGCCGCAGCCGGACTGTCCGGCGGCGCAGGTGGCGAACGACCAGATCATTGCCGCCTACGATGATCCGCGCGCGTTGGACGAGCTTGCGCGGGTGGCGGATCTCATCACTTACGAATTCGAGAACGTCCCGGTCTCGGCCGCCGAGCAACTCGCCCGTTCGCGGCCGGTCTTCCCGCCGCCGAAGGCGCTGGAAGTGGCGCAGGACCGTCTCGTCGAGAAACGCTTCATCAACGGCTGCGGCATCGCCACCGCCGGATTCCATCCCGTCGACAGCCAGGCCGATCTGGAGGCCGCCCTTGCGGACTTCGGCGGGGCCGGCGTGCTCAAGACCCGCCGGCTCGGCTACGACGGCAAGGGCCAGCGCGTCTTCCGTTCTGCTGCCGACGATCCGGCCGGCGCCTATGTGGCGCTCGGACAGGTCCCGCTGATCCTCGAAAGCTTCGTGCCGTTCGACCGGGAGATCTCGGTCATCGCCGCACGCGCGCCCGACGGCACCACCGCCTGTTTCGATCCTGCCGAAAATGTGCATCGCAACGGCATTCTCCACACATCGACCGTGCCCGCATCCGTCGGCGGGTCGACCACGGAGGCCGCCCGCAAGGCGGCAACCGCCATTCTCGACGCGCTCGGCTATGTCGGCGTCATCGGTGTCGAGTTCTTCGTTCTGGCCGACGGCGGCGTCGTCGCGAACGAGATCGCGCCGCGCGTACACAATTCCGGCCACTGGACGGAGGCCGCTTGCGTCGTTTCGCAGTTCGAGCAGCATATCCGCGCGATTGCAGGCCTGCCCCTCGGCGACCCCTCGCGCCATTCGGATTGCGTGATGCAGAACCTCGTCGGCGACGACATCGCCCGTGTTCCGGACCTGCTTGCCGAACGCAATGTGCTCCTTCATCTCTACGGCAAGGCCGAGGCGCGGTCCGGCCGCAAGATGGGGCACTTCACCCGCCTGCTCTGA
- the ykgO gene encoding type B 50S ribosomal protein L36, protein MKIKNSLKSLKTRHRENRLVRRKGRVYIINKLNPRFKARQG, encoded by the coding sequence ATGAAGATCAAGAATTCGCTCAAGTCCCTGAAGACCCGTCACCGCGAAAACCGTCTGGTTCGTCGCAAGGGCCGCGTCTACATCATCAACAAGCTGAACCCGCGCTTCAAGGCACGCCAGGGCTGA
- the purE gene encoding 5-(carboxyamino)imidazole ribonucleotide mutase, whose amino-acid sequence MDRDVTDTTPPPVAIIMGSQSDWETMKNAADTLEALDIAYEARIVSAHRTPDRLVRFAKGARDEGFQVIIAGAGGAAHLPGMCAAMTPLPVFGVPVQSRALSGQDSLLSIVQMPAGIPVGTLAIGKAGAINAALLAAAVLALGDEDLADRLDDWREQQTVSVAEYPVDEA is encoded by the coding sequence ATGGATCGAGACGTGACCGATACTACGCCCCCGCCCGTCGCCATCATCATGGGAAGCCAGTCGGACTGGGAGACGATGAAGAACGCGGCCGACACGCTCGAGGCGCTCGACATCGCTTACGAAGCCCGGATCGTTTCCGCCCATCGCACGCCCGACCGCCTGGTCCGCTTCGCCAAGGGCGCTCGCGACGAGGGGTTCCAGGTGATTATCGCGGGCGCCGGCGGTGCGGCGCATCTTCCCGGCATGTGCGCGGCCATGACGCCGCTTCCGGTATTCGGCGTCCCGGTCCAGTCGAGAGCGCTTTCCGGCCAGGACAGCCTGCTGTCGATCGTGCAGATGCCGGCCGGCATTCCGGTCGGCACGCTTGCGATCGGCAAGGCGGGCGCCATCAATGCGGCACTTCTGGCCGCCGCCGTGCTCGCGCTCGGTGACGAGGATCTTGCCGACCGTCTCGACGACTGGCGCGAACAGCAGACCGTATCGGTCGCGGAATATCCGGTAGACGAGGCATGA
- a CDS encoding DUF1244 domain-containing protein, whose protein sequence is MSEINPEQRTAFEAAAFRRLLEHLRERSDVQNIDLMNLAGFCRNCLSNWYREAAEASGVPMSKEESREIVYGMPYEEWRAQNQAEASPEQKAAFERNRPKE, encoded by the coding sequence ATGAGCGAAATCAACCCGGAACAGCGCACCGCTTTCGAGGCCGCGGCCTTCCGCCGGCTGCTCGAACATCTGCGCGAACGCAGCGACGTCCAGAACATCGACTTGATGAACCTCGCCGGCTTCTGCCGCAATTGCCTGTCGAATTGGTATCGCGAGGCGGCGGAGGCCTCCGGCGTGCCGATGAGCAAGGAGGAGTCCCGGGAGATCGTCTACGGCATGCCCTATGAGGAATGGCGGGCGCAGAACCAGGCTGAGGCCTCCCCCGAACAGAAAGCCGCGTTCGAACGCAATCGCCCGAAGGAGTAA
- a CDS encoding thiamine phosphate synthase, with translation MSNIEDRCRLVLVVPDIADSAERAKLVGEALRGGDVASVIVPQYALGDADFQKHAEALVPVIQKAGAAALIEGDTRVAGRAKADGLHIAGGPDALADAIERHAPKLIVGGGNATDRHHALEIGELRPDYVFFGRTDGDIKPEAHPKNLALAEWWASMIEIPCIVMGGTDPQSALAAAETGAEFVALRLAVFGEAGQAPSVVAAVNALLDEKAPRFEG, from the coding sequence ATGAGCAACATTGAAGACCGCTGCCGCCTCGTGCTGGTCGTTCCGGATATCGCAGATAGCGCGGAACGCGCGAAACTCGTCGGCGAGGCGCTGAGGGGCGGCGACGTAGCATCGGTGATCGTGCCGCAGTACGCGCTCGGCGATGCGGATTTCCAGAAGCATGCGGAAGCGCTCGTACCGGTGATCCAGAAGGCCGGCGCCGCGGCCTTGATCGAGGGCGACACGCGGGTCGCCGGACGGGCGAAGGCGGACGGTCTCCACATCGCCGGCGGTCCGGATGCGCTTGCCGATGCGATCGAGCGGCACGCGCCGAAGTTGATCGTCGGCGGCGGCAACGCCACCGACCGTCACCATGCGCTCGAGATCGGCGAGCTGCGGCCCGATTACGTTTTCTTTGGCCGCACGGATGGCGACATAAAGCCGGAGGCGCATCCGAAGAACCTGGCACTCGCCGAATGGTGGGCGTCGATGATCGAAATTCCCTGCATCGTCATGGGCGGCACGGATCCGCAATCCGCGCTTGCGGCCGCCGAAACCGGTGCCGAGTTCGTGGCGCTCCGCCTTGCCGTCTTCGGCGAGGCCGGTCAGGCGCCGTCGGTGGTTGCGGCCGTCAACGCATTGCTTGACGAAAAAGCGCCACGGTTTGAAGGTTAA
- the pyk gene encoding pyruvate kinase, producing the protein MRRNRKVKILATLGPASADEQMIQKLHEAGADLFRINMSHASHEVMRTLIERIRLVEARCGRPIGILADLQGPKLRVGKFAEGKVELKIGQTFTLDNRDVPGDSRRVYLPHPEILEAVKPGHRLLIDDGKLHLRAEKTDGKSIVTTVVSGTRISDRKGVSLPDTLLGVGALTDKDRIDLDAVLATGEVDWVALSFIQRPEDLAEVRKIARGRVGLMSKIEKPQAIERIDEIIELSDALMVARGDLGVEMPLESVPGLQKQLTRACRRAGKPVVVATQMLESMISSPVPTRAEVSDVATAVFEGADAVMLSAESASGEYPVEAVSTMASIASNVERDPHYPGIIYAQRTPPEATGADAISLAAHQIAETLKLAAIVTYTSSGTTGLRAARERPQVPVIALSPIVQTARRLSVVWGLHCVVTGDATDLDDMVNRACRIVSTEGFGKPGDRIIVTAGVPLGTPGATNMLRIAYIGSDGQSGI; encoded by the coding sequence ATGAGACGGAACAGGAAAGTCAAAATCCTCGCGACACTCGGGCCGGCATCGGCCGACGAGCAGATGATTCAGAAGCTGCACGAGGCGGGGGCCGATCTGTTCCGAATCAACATGAGCCATGCAAGCCATGAGGTCATGCGCACGCTGATAGAACGGATCCGTTTGGTCGAGGCGCGCTGCGGCCGTCCGATCGGCATCCTCGCCGATCTGCAGGGGCCGAAGCTGCGCGTCGGAAAGTTCGCCGAAGGCAAGGTCGAACTCAAGATCGGCCAGACCTTCACGCTCGACAACCGCGATGTGCCCGGCGACAGCCGCCGCGTTTATCTTCCGCATCCGGAGATCCTCGAAGCGGTGAAGCCCGGCCATCGCTTGCTCATCGACGATGGCAAGCTACACCTGCGCGCCGAAAAGACCGATGGCAAGAGCATCGTCACCACGGTCGTTTCCGGCACGCGGATCTCGGATCGCAAGGGCGTCAGCCTGCCCGATACGCTGCTTGGCGTCGGCGCGCTGACCGACAAGGACCGCATCGACCTCGACGCCGTGCTGGCGACAGGAGAGGTCGATTGGGTGGCGCTTTCCTTCATCCAGCGCCCTGAGGATCTTGCCGAGGTTCGCAAGATCGCCCGCGGCCGCGTTGGACTGATGTCGAAGATCGAGAAGCCGCAGGCGATCGAGCGGATCGACGAGATCATCGAGCTTTCGGACGCGCTTATGGTGGCACGCGGAGACCTCGGCGTCGAAATGCCGCTCGAATCCGTACCCGGACTTCAGAAACAACTGACGCGTGCCTGCCGGCGCGCGGGCAAGCCGGTCGTCGTCGCCACGCAGATGCTCGAATCGATGATCTCCTCGCCTGTGCCGACGCGCGCAGAAGTGTCGGACGTGGCGACCGCCGTGTTCGAGGGTGCCGATGCAGTGATGCTTTCGGCCGAATCCGCCTCCGGCGAGTACCCTGTCGAGGCGGTTTCGACCATGGCGTCGATCGCCAGCAACGTCGAGCGCGATCCGCATTATCCGGGGATCATCTACGCTCAGCGCACGCCGCCGGAAGCAACGGGCGCGGACGCCATCTCGCTTGCCGCTCACCAGATCGCCGAGACGCTCAAGCTTGCCGCGATCGTGACCTACACCTCCTCTGGCACCACCGGGCTGCGCGCTGCGCGCGAGCGCCCCCAGGTGCCTGTCATCGCACTTTCGCCGATCGTCCAGACGGCTCGCCGGCTTTCCGTGGTGTGGGGGCTGCACTGCGTCGTCACAGGGGATGCGACCGATCTCGACGATATGGTCAACCGCGCCTGTCGAATCGTCTCGACGGAAGGCTTCGGCAAGCCGGGAGACCGAATCATCGTTACCGCGGGCGTGCCGCTCGGTACCCCCGGCGCCACCAACATGCTGCGCATCGCCTATATCGGCTCGGACGGCCAATCGGGCATCTGA